The following proteins are co-located in the Fusarium verticillioides 7600 chromosome 7, whole genome shotgun sequence genome:
- a CDS encoding peroxisomal biogenesis factor 6, translating to MASPSKPALSSNRRRNRRRRQDKPAITAKLVLDDHIKSDVGIVSEDIFRDLFPHLGNGATEDVHHIAIAPWIPNANPIDSPWSIVPIIESSALAPSTVRFSPSSASLQSFAVTLQQVAPSKLSSHSRGGIEILVLDVAPVPLETVFVSLESELTKRLENGEGTFFRDHPASSKAKGADSTPDGRLVTSLRAALGSLKVVHAGDLFPLPLPPHPLTHVPPNPGKIMLCEPVAQGVLTESTKIILMRGRVHTKQIRRVASMSASQQLNGVPEDEDDTSNDQFYSAAEDRDKSGMTTEDMESATETEPDISDFDNEDELSDDSMDDMISLQAPTLPTTNASGISTLQPGTPMTVGTLRGRKTNGIATPGSVFSNFTATTARPDRPRGRLFKAQGLMEQIPTDLLHPKPSLEDDEEARIYVDVTSLSRIGCFSGDWVRIEASEEPPANGFGAFGLGSFGQVESEPAKWRPVRVYGLPEGYSQRPMTRIPSAKHGERRLSFFESQIQRPASPTAYASPILLANLDDAPYLRLAPLKKASYQGKGTIPRFTSAARPPYARDITIHHIRTPISAERAFQTAVLGGLKRYFAQKIRLVRSGDLIAVPVDAELGRTLQEMPGAGGSEVDDVMALTAGGQEGGKQPSKFDSVAWFKVGHIQIQKADEDEDGTAEAFWGSVACIDSSSVAMHGSGFETSRIPGIKQSTWQYYLGLKKTPKKASESTPAPIQEPELPYVSPLRRQLRELIAAATSARAIHLKMPPVAILLTSTHRNIGKLTLASGACSDMGLHTYKIDAYDILSEGSGSGSDVKTEGFLRTRAERAMSCGPDCCALLVQHVEALTADRIESTIKEILEDTRVLIATTNEVDKVPDGVRALFTHELEMTAPDEAERESILKSIISDRSVSLEPSIDLNSIALKTAALVAGDLVDVVERASIAQQSRLEQLSAKNTHDGKIITVRDVQVAGGPLARCLTKGDFEIAVEAARKNFSDSIGAPKIPNVTWDDVGGLNNVKEAVTETIQLPLERPELFAKGMKKRSGILFYGPPGTGKTLLAKAIATEYSLNFFSVKGPELLNMYIGESEANVRRVFQRARDARPCVVFFDELDSVAPKRGNQGDSGGVMDRIVSQLLAELDGMSGGDDGGGGVFVIGATNRPDLLDPALLRPGRFDKMLYLGVSDTNDKQQTILEALTRKFTLHPSVSLASVAEKLPFTYTGADFYALCSDAMLKAVTRQATAVDNKIRAINSDPATQHPISTAYYFDHYATPEDIAVMVQEEDFLAANDELVPSVSAGELAHYEYVRATFEGVREKEPENKPPAVQRVVSGASTSSKGKGKAVASGSSKGKGKAIALTSGDEFDEEDEVDDMNGSRSKGKGKAPMGFQDGTASDDDGLY from the exons ATGGCGTCCCCTTCAAAGCCAGCTTTGAGTTCAAACAGGCGGAGGAACCGCAGACGTCGCCAGGACAAGCCTGCCATTACGGCAAAACTCGTGCTTGACGATCATATTAAGAGCGATGTCGGCATAGTATCCGAAGACATCTTTCGAGATCTCTTCCCCCATCTAGGTAACG GCGCTACCGAAGACGTTCACCACATTGCGATCGCTCCGTGGATACCCAATGCCAACCCTATCGACAGTCCGTGGTCAATTGTACCCATTATTGAGTCTTCTGCACTCGCGCCCTCGACCGTCCGAttctcaccatcttctgcttcctTACAAAGCTTTGCCGTGACGTTACAACAGGTCGCGCCATCCAAACTGTCAAGTCACAGCCGCGGCGGAATCGAGATTCTCGTGCTTGACGTGGCGCCCGTTCCTCTCGAGACCGTGTTTGTGAGCCTGGAGAGTGAATTGACGAAAAGGTTGGAGAATGGGGAGGGTACCTTCTTCCGAGACCATCCTGCCAGCTCCAAGGCGAAAGGTGCGGATTCAACACCGGATGGGCGTCTCGTGACTTCTCTCAGAGCTGCTCTGGGCAGTCTGAAGGTTGTACATGCTGGCGATTTATTTCCGCTTCCTCTTCCGCCGCACCCTCTTACACATGTGCCCCCAAATCCTGGAAAGATCATGCTGTGCGAGCCTGTTGCCCAAGGTGTTTTAACAGAGTCAACTAAGATTATTCTCATGCGCGGTCGTGTCCATACCAAGCAGATACGTCGCGTTGCTTCCATGAGCGCTAGCCAACAGCTTAATGGCGTTcccgaggatgaggatgatacCAGCAACGACCAGTTCTATTCTGCAGCTGAGGATCGCGATAAGTCAGGAATGACGACCGAGGATATGGAGTCTGCGACCGAAACCGAGCCAGATATATCTGATTTCGACAACGAGGACGAATTATCAGACGATTCTATGGACGATATGATTTCTTTGCAAGCAccaaccttgccaacaaCCAATGCCAGTGGTATATCAACGCTCCAGCCAGGCACGCCTATGACAGTTGGAACGCTTCGTGGCAGGAAAACAAATGGAATTGCAACGCCTGGCTCCGTTTTCTCCAATTTCACTGCGACCACTGCTCGACCAGACCGACCCCGAGGTCGTCTCTTCAAGGCACAGGGTCTGATGGAACAAATTCCGACAGACCTTTTACATCCGAAGCCATCCTTagaagacgacgaggaagcGCGAATCTACGTCGATGTGACATCGCTGAGCCGTATTGGATGTTTTTCTGGAGATTGGGTACGAATagaagcttcagaagaaCCCCCTGCAAATGGATTCGGTGCATTTGGCCTTGGAAGTTTTGGACAAGTTGAGTCAGAGCCTGCCAAATGGCGGCCCGTCCGAGTCTACGGTCTACCCGAAGGGTATTCGCAACGGCCAATGACTAGAATACCCAGTGCTAAACACGGTGAGAGAAGATTATCATTCTTCGAATCCCAGATTCAGCGGCCCGCCAGTCCCACGGCCTATGCATCACCTATCCTCCTAGCCAATCTGGACGATGCACCCTATCTACGTCTTGCGCCCTTGAAAAAGGCATCATATCAAGGCAAGGGGACAATCCCTCGGTTTACAAGTGCAGCTCGCCCGCCTTACGCTCGAGATATCACTATTCACCACATTCGAACTCCTATCTCTGCAGAGCGAGCTTTCCAAACCGCCGTTCTGGGTGGCCTCAAACGGTATTTCGCCCAGAAAATCCGCCTTGTTCGAAGCGGCGATCTTATCGCTGTCCCAGTCGACGCTGAGCTTGGCCGTACGCTTCAGGAGATGCCTGGCGCAGGAGGATCCGAAGTGGACGACGTGATGGCACTCACTGCTGGTGGACAGGAGGGAGGAAAGCAACCCTCCAAGTTCGACAGCGTAGCTTGGTTCAAGGTTGGACATATCCAAATCCAGAAAGCggatgaggacgaagacgGAACTGCCGAGGCTTTCTGGGGATCAGTTGCCTGCATCGATAGTTCATCTGTTGCAATGCATGGTTCAGGCTTCGAAACAAGTCGTATACCAGGTATCAAGCAGAGCACATGGCAATATTAccttggtctcaagaagACACCCAAGAAGGCATCGGAGTCGACTCCAGCTCCAATTCAGGAACCCGAGTTGCCTTATGTGTCACCTCTCAGACGCCAGCTGAGGGAGTTGATTGCAGCAGCCACGAGCGCTAGAGCAATTCATCTGAAGATGCCCCCTGTCGCAATTCTGTTAACGTCTACACATCGAAATATTGGAAAGTTGACTCTGGCGTCAGGGGCTTGTTCCGATATGGGTCTTCATACATATAAAATCGACGCGTATGATATTCTCAGTGAGGGGAGCGGCAGTGGAAGCGATGTGAAAACTGAGGGCTTTCTCAGGACAAGAGCCGAGCGTGCCATGAGTTGTGGTCCCGATTGCTGTGCTTTACTTGTTCAGCACGTCGAGGCCCTCACTGCCGATCGCATTGAGTCAAcgatcaaggagattctAGAGGACACACGAGTTTTGATTGCCACAACGAATGAGGTTGACAAAGTGCCTGATGGTGTTCGAGCCTTGTTTACACACGAGTTGGAAATGACAGCCCCTGACGAGGCGGAGCGTGAGTCTATTCTgaaatccatcatcagcgaTAGAAGTGTTAGTCTTGAGCCTTCGATCGACCTCAACTCAATCGCTCTCAAGACCGCTGCGCTCGTGGCTGGCGACTTggtagatgttgttgagcgTGCCTCTATCGCTCAACAGTCACGACTGGAGCAGCTCTCAGCCAAGAATACGCATGATGGCAAGATTATCACGGTACGAGATGTGCAGGTTGCTGGTGGTCCCCTTGCCCGCTGCCTCACCAAGGGAGATTTTGAaattgctgttgaggctgctcgCAAGAACTTCTCTGACTCTATTGGTGCCCCGAAGATCCCCAATGTTACCTgggatgatgttggtggtctCAATAACGTCAAGGAAGCCGTTACTGAGACCATTCAACTACCTCTTGAGCGTCCTGAGCTGTTTGCGAAGGGTATGAAGAAGCGATCAGGTATTCTCTTCTACGGTCCTCCCGGAACTGGAAAGACATTATTGGCCAAGGCGATCGCTACTGAATATAGTCTCAACTTCTTTAGTGTCAAGGGaccagagcttctcaacatgtATATCGGAGAGTCCGAAGCCAACGTTCGACGCGTGTTCCAACGTGCTCGCGATGCTAGACCTTGCgttgtcttcttcgatgaGTTGGATTCAGTGGCACCCAAGCGTGGCAACCAAGGTGACAGTGGTGGTGTTATGGACCGCATTGTGTCCCAGCTTCTGGCAGAACTGGATGGTATGTctggaggtgatgatggcggcggtggtgttTTCGTTATTGGAGCAACCAACAGACCAGATCTTCTGGACCCTGCCCTTTTGCGACCTGGTCGATTTGATAAAATGCTTTACCTTGGTGTCTCTGACACCAATGACAAGCAGCAAACCATTCTGGAAGCTCTGACCAGAAA ATTCACACTTCATCCATCAGTATCCCTCGCTTCAGTGGCAGAGAAACTACCCTTCACATACACCGGTGCCGATTTCTATGCCCTGTGCAGTGATGCAATGCTGAAAGCTGTTACACGGCAAGCCACAGCTGTGGACAACAAGATTCGCGCCATCAATTCCGACCCAGCAACCCAACATCCAATTTCTACTGCATATTACTTTGACCACTACGCTACCCCTGAAGACATTGCTGTTATGGTtcaggaagaagacttcCTGGCGGCTAACGATGAGCTTGTGCCCAGTGTCAGTGCTGGCGAACTGGCTCACTATGAATACGTCCGGGCAACTTTTGAGGGAGTCCGAGAGAAGGAGCCGGAAAACAAACCACCTGCAGTCCAACGTGTTGTCTCAGGGGcgtcgacatcatcaaagggcaagggcaaggcgGTTGCTTCAGGATCGAGTAAGGGCAAAGGCAAGGCGATAGCATTGACAAGCGGCGACGAatttgatgaagaggacgaggtGGATGATATGAATGGCAGCAGATCCAAGGGCAAAGGCAAGGCACCTATGGGTTTCCAAGATGGAACAGccagcgatgacgatggattGTATTAG
- a CDS encoding peroxisomal biogenesis factor 6, whose amino-acid sequence MASPSKPALSSNRRRNRRRRQDKPAITAKLVLDDHIKSDVGIVSEDIFRDLFPHLGNAQLYQGATEDVHHIAIAPWIPNANPIDSPWSIVPIIESSALAPSTVRFSPSSASLQSFAVTLQQVAPSKLSSHSRGGIEILVLDVAPVPLETVFVSLESELTKRLENGEGTFFRDHPASSKAKGADSTPDGRLVTSLRAALGSLKVVHAGDLFPLPLPPHPLTHVPPNPGKIMLCEPVAQGVLTESTKIILMRGRVHTKQIRRVASMSASQQLNGVPEDEDDTSNDQFYSAAEDRDKSGMTTEDMESATETEPDISDFDNEDELSDDSMDDMISLQAPTLPTTNASGISTLQPGTPMTVGTLRGRKTNGIATPGSVFSNFTATTARPDRPRGRLFKAQGLMEQIPTDLLHPKPSLEDDEEARIYVDVTSLSRIGCFSGDWVRIEASEEPPANGFGAFGLGSFGQVESEPAKWRPVRVYGLPEGYSQRPMTRIPSAKHGERRLSFFESQIQRPASPTAYASPILLANLDDAPYLRLAPLKKASYQGKGTIPRFTSAARPPYARDITIHHIRTPISAERAFQTAVLGGLKRYFAQKIRLVRSGDLIAVPVDAELGRTLQEMPGAGGSEVDDVMALTAGGQEGGKQPSKFDSVAWFKVGHIQIQKADEDEDGTAEAFWGSVACIDSSSVAMHGSGFETSRIPGIKQSTWQYYLGLKKTPKKASESTPAPIQEPELPYVSPLRRQLRELIAAATSARAIHLKMPPVAILLTSTHRNIGKLTLASGACSDMGLHTYKIDAYDILSEGSGSGSDVKTEGFLRTRAERAMSCGPDCCALLVQHVEALTADRIESTIKEILEDTRVLIATTNEVDKVPDGVRALFTHELEMTAPDEAERESILKSIISDRSVSLEPSIDLNSIALKTAALVAGDLVDVVERASIAQQSRLEQLSAKNTHDGKIITVRDVQVAGGPLARCLTKGDFEIAVEAARKNFSDSIGAPKIPNVTWDDVGGLNNVKEAVTETIQLPLERPELFAKGMKKRSGILFYGPPGTGKTLLAKAIATEYSLNFFSVKGPELLNMYIGESEANVRRVFQRARDARPCVVFFDELDSVAPKRGNQGDSGGVMDRIVSQLLAELDGMSGGDDGGGGVFVIGATNRPDLLDPALLRPGRFDKMLYLGVSDTNDKQQTILEALTRKFTLHPSVSLASVAEKLPFTYTGADFYALCSDAMLKAVTRQATAVDNKIRAINSDPATQHPISTAYYFDHYATPEDIAVMVQEEDFLAANDELVPSVSAGELAHYEYVRATFEGVREKEPENKPPAVQRVVSGASTSSKGKGKAVASGSSKGKGKAIALTSGDEFDEEDEVDDMNGSRSKGKGKAPMGFQDGTASDDDGLY is encoded by the exons ATGGCGTCCCCTTCAAAGCCAGCTTTGAGTTCAAACAGGCGGAGGAACCGCAGACGTCGCCAGGACAAGCCTGCCATTACGGCAAAACTCGTGCTTGACGATCATATTAAGAGCGATGTCGGCATAGTATCCGAAGACATCTTTCGAGATCTCTTCCCCCATCTAGGTAACG CTCAACTCTACCAAGGCGCTACCGAAGACGTTCACCACATTGCGATCGCTCCGTGGATACCCAATGCCAACCCTATCGACAGTCCGTGGTCAATTGTACCCATTATTGAGTCTTCTGCACTCGCGCCCTCGACCGTCCGAttctcaccatcttctgcttcctTACAAAGCTTTGCCGTGACGTTACAACAGGTCGCGCCATCCAAACTGTCAAGTCACAGCCGCGGCGGAATCGAGATTCTCGTGCTTGACGTGGCGCCCGTTCCTCTCGAGACCGTGTTTGTGAGCCTGGAGAGTGAATTGACGAAAAGGTTGGAGAATGGGGAGGGTACCTTCTTCCGAGACCATCCTGCCAGCTCCAAGGCGAAAGGTGCGGATTCAACACCGGATGGGCGTCTCGTGACTTCTCTCAGAGCTGCTCTGGGCAGTCTGAAGGTTGTACATGCTGGCGATTTATTTCCGCTTCCTCTTCCGCCGCACCCTCTTACACATGTGCCCCCAAATCCTGGAAAGATCATGCTGTGCGAGCCTGTTGCCCAAGGTGTTTTAACAGAGTCAACTAAGATTATTCTCATGCGCGGTCGTGTCCATACCAAGCAGATACGTCGCGTTGCTTCCATGAGCGCTAGCCAACAGCTTAATGGCGTTcccgaggatgaggatgatacCAGCAACGACCAGTTCTATTCTGCAGCTGAGGATCGCGATAAGTCAGGAATGACGACCGAGGATATGGAGTCTGCGACCGAAACCGAGCCAGATATATCTGATTTCGACAACGAGGACGAATTATCAGACGATTCTATGGACGATATGATTTCTTTGCAAGCAccaaccttgccaacaaCCAATGCCAGTGGTATATCAACGCTCCAGCCAGGCACGCCTATGACAGTTGGAACGCTTCGTGGCAGGAAAACAAATGGAATTGCAACGCCTGGCTCCGTTTTCTCCAATTTCACTGCGACCACTGCTCGACCAGACCGACCCCGAGGTCGTCTCTTCAAGGCACAGGGTCTGATGGAACAAATTCCGACAGACCTTTTACATCCGAAGCCATCCTTagaagacgacgaggaagcGCGAATCTACGTCGATGTGACATCGCTGAGCCGTATTGGATGTTTTTCTGGAGATTGGGTACGAATagaagcttcagaagaaCCCCCTGCAAATGGATTCGGTGCATTTGGCCTTGGAAGTTTTGGACAAGTTGAGTCAGAGCCTGCCAAATGGCGGCCCGTCCGAGTCTACGGTCTACCCGAAGGGTATTCGCAACGGCCAATGACTAGAATACCCAGTGCTAAACACGGTGAGAGAAGATTATCATTCTTCGAATCCCAGATTCAGCGGCCCGCCAGTCCCACGGCCTATGCATCACCTATCCTCCTAGCCAATCTGGACGATGCACCCTATCTACGTCTTGCGCCCTTGAAAAAGGCATCATATCAAGGCAAGGGGACAATCCCTCGGTTTACAAGTGCAGCTCGCCCGCCTTACGCTCGAGATATCACTATTCACCACATTCGAACTCCTATCTCTGCAGAGCGAGCTTTCCAAACCGCCGTTCTGGGTGGCCTCAAACGGTATTTCGCCCAGAAAATCCGCCTTGTTCGAAGCGGCGATCTTATCGCTGTCCCAGTCGACGCTGAGCTTGGCCGTACGCTTCAGGAGATGCCTGGCGCAGGAGGATCCGAAGTGGACGACGTGATGGCACTCACTGCTGGTGGACAGGAGGGAGGAAAGCAACCCTCCAAGTTCGACAGCGTAGCTTGGTTCAAGGTTGGACATATCCAAATCCAGAAAGCggatgaggacgaagacgGAACTGCCGAGGCTTTCTGGGGATCAGTTGCCTGCATCGATAGTTCATCTGTTGCAATGCATGGTTCAGGCTTCGAAACAAGTCGTATACCAGGTATCAAGCAGAGCACATGGCAATATTAccttggtctcaagaagACACCCAAGAAGGCATCGGAGTCGACTCCAGCTCCAATTCAGGAACCCGAGTTGCCTTATGTGTCACCTCTCAGACGCCAGCTGAGGGAGTTGATTGCAGCAGCCACGAGCGCTAGAGCAATTCATCTGAAGATGCCCCCTGTCGCAATTCTGTTAACGTCTACACATCGAAATATTGGAAAGTTGACTCTGGCGTCAGGGGCTTGTTCCGATATGGGTCTTCATACATATAAAATCGACGCGTATGATATTCTCAGTGAGGGGAGCGGCAGTGGAAGCGATGTGAAAACTGAGGGCTTTCTCAGGACAAGAGCCGAGCGTGCCATGAGTTGTGGTCCCGATTGCTGTGCTTTACTTGTTCAGCACGTCGAGGCCCTCACTGCCGATCGCATTGAGTCAAcgatcaaggagattctAGAGGACACACGAGTTTTGATTGCCACAACGAATGAGGTTGACAAAGTGCCTGATGGTGTTCGAGCCTTGTTTACACACGAGTTGGAAATGACAGCCCCTGACGAGGCGGAGCGTGAGTCTATTCTgaaatccatcatcagcgaTAGAAGTGTTAGTCTTGAGCCTTCGATCGACCTCAACTCAATCGCTCTCAAGACCGCTGCGCTCGTGGCTGGCGACTTggtagatgttgttgagcgTGCCTCTATCGCTCAACAGTCACGACTGGAGCAGCTCTCAGCCAAGAATACGCATGATGGCAAGATTATCACGGTACGAGATGTGCAGGTTGCTGGTGGTCCCCTTGCCCGCTGCCTCACCAAGGGAGATTTTGAaattgctgttgaggctgctcgCAAGAACTTCTCTGACTCTATTGGTGCCCCGAAGATCCCCAATGTTACCTgggatgatgttggtggtctCAATAACGTCAAGGAAGCCGTTACTGAGACCATTCAACTACCTCTTGAGCGTCCTGAGCTGTTTGCGAAGGGTATGAAGAAGCGATCAGGTATTCTCTTCTACGGTCCTCCCGGAACTGGAAAGACATTATTGGCCAAGGCGATCGCTACTGAATATAGTCTCAACTTCTTTAGTGTCAAGGGaccagagcttctcaacatgtATATCGGAGAGTCCGAAGCCAACGTTCGACGCGTGTTCCAACGTGCTCGCGATGCTAGACCTTGCgttgtcttcttcgatgaGTTGGATTCAGTGGCACCCAAGCGTGGCAACCAAGGTGACAGTGGTGGTGTTATGGACCGCATTGTGTCCCAGCTTCTGGCAGAACTGGATGGTATGTctggaggtgatgatggcggcggtggtgttTTCGTTATTGGAGCAACCAACAGACCAGATCTTCTGGACCCTGCCCTTTTGCGACCTGGTCGATTTGATAAAATGCTTTACCTTGGTGTCTCTGACACCAATGACAAGCAGCAAACCATTCTGGAAGCTCTGACCAGAAA ATTCACACTTCATCCATCAGTATCCCTCGCTTCAGTGGCAGAGAAACTACCCTTCACATACACCGGTGCCGATTTCTATGCCCTGTGCAGTGATGCAATGCTGAAAGCTGTTACACGGCAAGCCACAGCTGTGGACAACAAGATTCGCGCCATCAATTCCGACCCAGCAACCCAACATCCAATTTCTACTGCATATTACTTTGACCACTACGCTACCCCTGAAGACATTGCTGTTATGGTtcaggaagaagacttcCTGGCGGCTAACGATGAGCTTGTGCCCAGTGTCAGTGCTGGCGAACTGGCTCACTATGAATACGTCCGGGCAACTTTTGAGGGAGTCCGAGAGAAGGAGCCGGAAAACAAACCACCTGCAGTCCAACGTGTTGTCTCAGGGGcgtcgacatcatcaaagggcaagggcaaggcgGTTGCTTCAGGATCGAGTAAGGGCAAAGGCAAGGCGATAGCATTGACAAGCGGCGACGAatttgatgaagaggacgaggtGGATGATATGAATGGCAGCAGATCCAAGGGCAAAGGCAAGGCACCTATGGGTTTCCAAGATGGAACAGccagcgatgacgatggattGTATTAG
- a CDS encoding cyclopropane-fatty-acyl-phospholipid synthase, whose amino-acid sequence MAEKSGVTGADFEFVKTPAYPKPDFDKLEDVGVPTTRYPAIKNAPLPADGSGADTFNNYVLISILVAVPWFLSRKVGGGLKTTIFFALIVDLPLLAAWWLVISSISPRKNEKVRLPNRGVEHYLEFKKEADRLKYRGSNKIPMETFHEMYFDGDVDFKGDCLEVMEYRHDWASFRFTIGLIKFFLFGMIPEVIMHTRSQDEEQVRDHYDRGDDFYGWFLGPRMIYTSGIISDINREETLEELQDNKLTVVCEKIGLNKGDSMLDIGCGWGTLARFASEQYGAHVTGVTLGRNQTAWGNSSMRKAGIPEEQSKILCMDYRDIPVPEGGYKKITSLEMSEHVGIRHFGSFLKQVHDMLDDDGVFFLQYAGLRKAWQYEDFTWGLFMNKYIFPGADASTPLGWVVDKLEGTGFEIKHIDTIGVHYSATLWRWYRNWMSNRDKVEAKYGKRWFRIWEYFLAYSTIISRQGSATCFQITLVKNINSTHRVEGIETQFAITGALDNCRADLQSWAQRNNVKTPSEYL is encoded by the exons ATGGCAGAGAAATCAGGCGTCACCGGCGCCGACTTCGAGTTTGTTAAAACTCCTGCTTATCCCAAgcctgactttgacaagcttgaggatgttggtgttCCTACTACCAGG TATCCCGCCATCAAGAacgctcctcttcctgcCGATGGCTCTGGTGCCGATACCTTCAACAACTATGtcctcatctccatcctGGTAGCTGTCCCTTGGTTCCTCAGCCGCAAGGTTGGCGGTGGACTCAAgaccaccatcttcttcgccctcaTAGTCGATCTTCCCCTGCTCGCCGCTTGGTGGCTTgtcatctcctccatcagcCCTcgcaagaatgagaaggtTCGCCTTCCTAACCGTGGTGTCGAGCACTAcctcgagttcaagaaggaggccgaCCGCCTCAAGTACCGTGGCAGCAACAAGATCCCCATGGAGACCTTCCACGAGATGTACttcgatggtgatgttgacttcAAGGGTGACTGCCTCGAGGTTATGGAGTACCGCCACGACTGGGCCAGCTTCCGCTTCACcattggtctcatcaagttcttcctctttggcaTGATTCCTGAGGTTATCATGCACACTCGCTCTCAGG ACGAGGAGCAGGTCCGTGACCACTACGACCGTGGTGATGACTTTTACGGCTGGTTCCTTGGTCCCCGCATGATCTACACTTCTGGCATCATCTCCGACATCAACCGCgaggagactcttgaggagctccagGACAACAAGCTTACTGTCGTTTGCGAGAAGATTGGCCTCAACAAGGGTGACTCTATGCTTGATATTGGCTGTGGCTGGGGCACTCTTGCCCGCTTTGCCAGTGAGCAGTATGGCGCCCACGTCACCGGTGTCACTCTTGGCCGCAACCAGACCGCTTGGGGTAACAGCAGCATGCGCAAGGCCGGTATCCCCGAGGAGCAGAGCAAGATCCTCTGCATGGATTACCGTGATATTCCCGTTCCCGAGGGTGGCtacaagaagatcaccagccttgagatgTCTGAGCACGTTGGTATCCGCCACTTCGGTAGCTTCTTGAAGCAGGTCCACgacatgcttgatgatgatggtgtcttCTTTCTTCAGTACGCTGGTCTCCGTAAGGCTTGGCAATACGAGGATTTCACCTGGGGTCTTTTCATGAACAAGTACATTTTCCCTGGTGCTGACGCTTCTACTCCTCTCGGCTGGGTTGTCGACAAGCTGGAGGGTACCGGCTTCGAGATCAAGCACATCGATACCATCGGTGTTCACTACTCTGCTACTCTCTGGAGGTGGTACCGCAACTGGATGTCCAACCGCGACAAGGTTGAGGCCAAGTACGGCAAGCGATGGTTCCGTATCTGGGAGTACTTCCTGGCCTactccaccatcatctcgcGCCAGGGTAGTGCTACTTGCTTCCAGATCACCCtggtcaagaacatcaactcCACCCACCGAGTTGAGGGCATTGAGACCCAGTTCGCCATCACCGGAGCTCTGGACAACTGCCGCGCTGATCTCCAGTCGTGGGCTCAGAGAAACAACGTCAAGACTCCCTCCGAGTACCTGTAA
- a CDS encoding mesaconyl-C4 CoA hydratase gives MRPLSILNRQCGPAFHRAYTTKSSSSIVSSLKAHPPKIIADYLTPMPSHLLTTTINDLLYPSPTESKISSPPRALPQGHHLVYFPIQLPPSRLIPDGADPDHSPGPPYTRRVWAGGEVVFRGDAMKLDARPAICKEQIEDVTLRGKEGEEKVFVDVWRKYGTGHEIEGRTEWDIEERRTLVFMRDEEGSASSSSPSRLLKYPQPPSHSISLTPSPVHLFHFSALSFNAHSIHFDPQFAREVDGHRALLVHGPFTLALMLRFLNDRIGAGVAVHRFSYRNYAPLYVNERMAINIRKVSKEDGAEGRWEVWIEGPEGGMAVKGTADVASK, from the exons atgagGCCATTATCTATACTCAACCGCCAGTGTGGTCCTGCATTTCATAGAGCCTATACCACAaaatcatcctcatctaTAGTCTCATCACTCAAAGCCCACCCGCCAAAGATAATAGCAGACTACCTGACTCCAATGCCCTCTCATCTCCTCACAACCACAATTAACGACCTTCTATACCCTTCGCCCACGGAGTCAAAAATATCGTCGCCTCCTCGCGCTCTTCCTCAGGGCCATCATCTTGTCTACTTCCCCATCCAATTGCCTCCCTCGCGTCTCATTCCTGATGGCGCAGATCCTGATCATTCACCTGGCCCGCCTTATACGCGGCGTGTATGGGCAGGCGGCGAGGTTGTCTTCAGAGGAGATGCgatgaagcttgatgcgAGACCGGCGATCTGCAAGGAACAGATCGAGGATGTTACCTTGAGAGGcaaagagggcgaggagaagGTGTTTGTTGATGTGTGGAGGAAATATGGAACTGGGCATGAGATTGAGGGGAGAACAGAATGGGATATCGAAGAGAGGAGGACGCTGGTATTTATgagggatgaagaagggtctgcctcatcatcatcaccttcacGTTTGCTCAAGT ACCCTCAACCACCAAGTCACTCAATCTCACTTACACCTTCACCGGTACACCTATTCCACTTCTCAGCGCTCTCATTCAACGCCCACTCTATTCACTTTGATCCTCAGTTCGCGCGAGAAGTTGACGGTCACCGAGCACTTCTGGTCCATGGCCCGTTCACTCTTGCTCTGATGCTTCGCTTCCTCAACGACCGAATCGGTGCTGGTGTAGCCGTCCATAGGTTCAGTTACAGGAACTACGCGCCTTTGTACGTCAATGAGCGCATGGCCATCAATATCCGCAAGGTGTCAAAAGAAGACGGTGCTGAAGGACGATGGGAGGTTTGGATTGAGGGGCCAGAAGGAGGAATGGCTGTCAAGGGAACAGCCGATGTTGCCAGCAAATAA